AGCACAGTAATTATTTCGTTATACCCATAATCCTAGTAATCCTAGTAGTAGTAGATCAAAGTTCAtgtaaatttcgaaaaaaagttggaTTTGATGATCATAACGTCAGGGCTATTTTGTTTATAACGTTTTTCTGAACGTTCTTcatgtgaagtttttctttcttagaagGTTATTAGCGAAAAGTTCTGCTGTGTGCAATTTCCACTGTATCAAAATTGACGATTGATGaatgttttatttctagaagaaatcCGTATCAGTAAAAAACTTCAGAGTATCCATATGATCCAAAAAATCGTTCAGCGATTTTGTGATCATGAATGAGTTCACCGCATTGATAATATCGAGAGGTTTTCTTGTGTGTTTCTCGAAAATATCATGAACGTTTTATAGGATACCCGGAATATTTTATAGGATATCTGGAATATTTCATAAGATATCCGGTGtcgtgaaaattgaaaacatcaaaatttgTCACAACAAATACAGTACGAGTAAGTTGATGTTTCTTTCACGTAATACTAATAagaggaatttttgagaaattggaCCTTCAAATGTCTATCTCAGTCCTTGTTCTGCCTATCCTCAGATATTTTTCCTGTAAAAGCGCAGATTCCCGCCAACTTGGAGAAAATaaggatttgaaaagaaatattaatgGTTCTTTAGACGTACTTCAACGTAATTTatgaaacattttgaaaatcacatcatacttttaatttttgaattcagtGTATAACTTTTGAAATAGTTTTGTGAAGTATTATTGCGAAATGTCAGATCtgatttgaaataaatgtaaactaatttttctctttaatagATTTAGATGGAAAATAATTCTCACACtctataaaaacaacaaaactatTAAAAAGATAATGATTGTATCGATTTATTGTTGATTTTAGTATAGTGGTCGATTTTAGATCTATATACGTATATCTACCGGAAAAGCAGATCACATAgtctgaaaatttctggattttttggaATCCTGATGGAAAAAATCAGGCTACCGCGTAGAAATCAGCGCAGATGAGTATAACTGTgcatatatttgaaaaaaaaaactgctagaaAAGTTTTAAATTAAAGCGAGATGAAATacaaaaagtcgaaaatgaAAGCTATATGATCAATGATGTGATACGAAAATTTCCGGGATTTTTAACTGTACATCTGTAGTAATCAGTGGCTGGAAAAATCCAGTTTTAAGATGCGAAAGAGGtttctttgtgttttgtgCTGTTTGCTAAGATTAGCTGAGTTCTTTGGGTTCTTTCCGCAAAACAAGTTGCTCCGTGTCGGTCGTTGTTGGCGCGAGCTGAAAAGTGcgccgggtttttttttccatttcgcATCCACTTATTCGTGCTCACTgctcgaatgttttttttccccatacTGATATCGGATTTCAGGCGAATTTTCCACCCGAAATGTACATGAAAGCACTTACGAGAGGAGTTGGGGAACAAGGTGTTCGGAGACCAGATATTCTCATCCAGAATGTTCCTTCTTTTTGCGTTGTTCGCCTGGATATTCTCGTTTGGAATTCAGACAGAATGCTTTAGACACAGAAAACATGGGCCCTTAGAGAATAATGTTATTGATTTCAAAATCTAACTATTGTGGAAGATATggattaataatttatttatttatttatttattgaacgatATCACAATGTTACAATGTGTCGTTGCATGCTTTGTCTCCATCTGCTCACATCAGTAGTAGCGGTTCGCATCCATGTTTCTCCAAAGTCCGATACGAACGAATctctccatcttgtttttggtCGGCCAACTTGTCGTTTCCAAATCCATGGTCTCCATTCGGTAATCATCTTCGTCCATCGGTTGTCCTTTGCAGTACACATTTTTCTGGCCCATGACCACTTTCTTTCAATCGCTCTAGCCCTGATATCTGGGAGttttgcagtattttccaGCCACAAGTTCGTACGATGCATAAGAAGAGTTACACCGAGCATTCTTCTCATTATTTGCCGTTGAGCTATCTGTAGCGCCTTGAGATCTTTGCTTCTTGTAGCCCAAGTTTCACAGCCGTAGAGGAGACAAGGTTCCACACATTCCACacatagcaataataataataataataataataataataataataataataataataataataataataataataataataataataataataataataataataataataataactacaTATACCATAAATAGGTTAGTTATTTCGATGCAATGTTCTCatactaattaattaaactaattattattacattaaaaTTACTATTAACGTTTAAATTATTAGTAAAGTAATAGAATAggagaagttttgaaaatgattattaattaaaaataattattagtattacttaaaaataattattgattagCGATGTTTGTTTATGATGCTCTAGGATTCTTTGGCTGTATTACTAGTGAAGAATCCGAGAAGCACTTCCGAGTACTTACATTGTTTCGggattttctgcatttaaaATGGATGCAAGCGGCAACTCTCCGATCCAATggattccaggaaaaaaagaagatatcaTTAACATTTTTCCCTGGTTTTTTTCGACCATTCCCAAGAAGTTCTGCGTGTTTTCACCTGCACAGCGGCAATTATTCATGTAAATGAGTCCTTTAGCACTTGCTGCACATACCTACATGCACGCGCGGAATTCCCCCCATTATTGTCCGGGCGGAGGCGCTCGCCGCCCGTGGCacttgttcaattttttttgattattcaaAACGGAACGAAGTAATGGCATCTGTGAGCGCCATATAACATTCGTACAATTTCCAGAAACATAACAAGGTCGGTAATAGCTGGGAGGAGGAAAATTATGTACTATGTCaatgttcctgaaaaaaaaaaccaccacgTGCTCTGACAATTGTTCACGACAAGTGCAAGGAAATGTCGCAAAAATCGAGCTCAGTTTGAtggaaaatgacaaaaagtCTCAAAAATAACTAGTAGTACGGTAACGGAATTCGGCTAAATAGCCGGCTTTCAGCTACTATAAATCGCAAAAGATATCCGCATAAAGTTATggttactgtaaaaaaaaaatagagaggaAGAACTACCTCTTTTTGGAGCGAGTGTACGAGTCCAGCCCCTCAGTAAAAGTTCAAAATATACCGGAATTTTTATGAGCACCAATTTTGCATCGCCACAATACGCGATAGATCTTAGAGAAAAAACTGgtaacaaatcaaaaaatatttttaaagaacttTAAACAAAACTTTTCTCTAGGAAcgttttaaaactttttttaaaaataaaataagaagaacGACATTTGGTTACATTTTatactttgcttttttttttgttttttaacgCTGTTCCTTCAGATGATTACCAAATTAGCATTCGAGTTATTTgcataatatttttctttctctctctctctcttcagCGCTTAGAATCGTTCTTGCAGCACGCATCGCtgaaaaacaggaaattgATCgtttaattggaaaaaaaaaaactaacaaaaaacaTCCAAATATTCCATAGAAAATTTGTTCGTGCGATCTTTTTTAATAATAGAAGCTTTTTGTAACATATTTATAATTTCAAATTGAGAAGTTCTCAGTGATTCACGTAAGTAAAACGTCCAAATAAATCTGTTGACCGGTGGTTTTTGAGGGAGTGTTCCTTTTTCAtcattaatttctttaaaaaaagaggctATACTAAACTTATATTATTACTGGAGTAAATTTTAGTCtcacaaatacaaaacaaaatgggATGGTTTGAAACACCTTTCTGGAATTAACGTGATCTTTccggagaaaacaaaaaaaaagacgatgcCGTTACGGGATGTTGGGTCCTTGTCCTCAGTTCTTCTTCATCCAGCAGAAGTAATTAATTTTTGCGCTTGAACGATTTATCCCGTATCGTATACAATACTTGAATAAGATGTCCTGGAAATACCGTCAAATTGCTGGAACATCCGTAATTTGTCTGGAAAAAACCTCTGTGGAAGAGATAGTTGGGAAGAGATtcccgcgaaaaaaaaaatccaacatcATCACGATCAGAATTCGGCAgccatgagttttttttcaggaccttttccagaaaaatcaaaccTAGTCAAAGAAATCTGAATATGGCATATGTGGCTACAAGCATTGCGTTgacttttcttcacttctgcgcctttttttctcttttttgtcgttcttttttatagattaatttttttttcacaatcttTGGCTTTTTTACTGGTTCTAAAAGAccaaatgaatttttcagaattcgcGAGGAAGatgggaactttttttttgtaaaactaTAGAATTCGCTACTTCcttttcttatattttgcGTATGTGTACGGtgaatttaaagaaattgtGCTAATACGGATAAATACGAGAAATGTTTTGTATTCTGCAGTAGCACAACCGCTCTACAATAGATTTGCTGTGGAAAAAAGCCGCCGTTCTACCGCGAATCTACTTTTGATCTACCATTATGTTCTACCGAAAATCATTAGTCGATCCTTCGACGGTAGCAGTTCATCTCAGGATGTTCCCTTAAATATCCCGCGGTATCAGGCTAATACGTCATCTGCATACGTTATTACTCTCCATGAAAATTTTATCCggggaattttccagaaatatcaaTCTTATGTGTGTGTGAGCTGATCTCCTTCTCTTccctgatttttcttctcttattttgtagaaatatggAGTAGAGTAGTTTTTAATGGATCCTTCTGCCCTTTTAGTGAGTTTGATTCCAGAAttcctacgaaaaaaaatatgaaaattgtttgaaaatgaaaaacagatCCTGGATCTATAAAAGTAAGCTATGAGAAGTTAAATTAGCATCTACTGtgattttcagtgaaaatgTAAATTTCCACCTGCAGGTTTCGCAGGTTTTTcctaattgttatttttttcaaggatataTCGAGCTTCCTGGTTTTTGTCACGGTTTTTATCACTTCTGAGTGTCAATAACTTACAATTTCAACAATTTGGTGGTATCAATTCGTGTTTATTCTTTCGTAAGACTAATTTGTTTGCGCTTGTTTGCACCTGGTGTTCAgctgtcattttttcttttttttttcgatagagTTTGCACACATTGCAATTTTCTATAAGACTAATTAATTCTGATTATATGGTGGGTCACATGTGCAGCAACTGTTGTTAGATAAAAGTAATCTGATGTCAATGTACGTATCACATGACCTAAACTCCAATCACTCAACTGAGAACCTTCTGTAAACTTCatcttaaaaaagaaaataaatcgtttgattgatttttccttGCCAAAGCTCTAGAACTAACTTTTCTCATCGCACAATGGCAGTCATTCTATTGACACACGGCTGTCAATAGAGCGATACGGTTTGGTTGGGGGAAAGAAAATCCTGTAGAGAATTTTGCTGATATCTGTATAACGTAGTTCAGGATCAGTATGGAAGAGTATGAAGATCGCATATCATttgtt
This window of the Necator americanus strain Aroian chromosome III, whole genome shotgun sequence genome carries:
- a CDS encoding hypothetical protein (NECATOR_CHRIII.G9636.T1) — encoded protein: MHRTNLWLENTAKLPDIRARAIERKWSWARKMCTAKDNRWTKMITEWRPWIWKRQVGRPKTRWRDSFVSDFGETWMRTATTDVSRWRQSMQRHIVTL